In the genome of Euleptes europaea isolate rEulEur1 chromosome 7, rEulEur1.hap1, whole genome shotgun sequence, one region contains:
- the LOC130481214 gene encoding sulfotransferase 6B1-like, with translation MPKNGKLAVEFLNKVLAEGARIPPEDMMFSYKGVLFPAAVCNPGTLQALESFEARTDDIILAGYPKTGTNWLDHIINNLENTAAKYTEEEMKKITDLEKELEVAMRLEFGDPDKFKRMKKLPSRRIIITHLSPHLLPTSVFKNKAKILVLIRNPKDTLVSYFHFKNKVGFFPPSGWDDYFTSFMDGKVGWGSYFDYVAEWDKYTDDENIIAISYEELKENPNVGLKEIAQFLGFSLSEEEIQSVVEKSTFTAMKEKASETHGTFGDILFRKGSVGDWKSMFSESQNKEMDGRFEECLSRTKLGAKIKYDVYCKA, from the exons ATGCCTAAGAACGGGAAACTTGCTGTTGAATTTCTGAATAAGGTTTTAGCTGAGGGTGCCAGGATACCCCCCGAAGACATGATGTTTTCCTACAAGGGAGTGTTGTTTCCTGCTGCAGTTTGCAACCCGGGCACTCTCCAAGCTCTTGAATCCTTTGAAGCCAGGACAGATGATATAATCCTGGCAGGATATCCTAAAACTG GCACTAACTGGCTCGATCACATCATAAACAACTTGGAAAATACAGCAGCAAAATATACAGAAGAAGAGATGAAAAAAATAACGGATCTTGAAAAAGAATTGGAAGTAGCTATGCGCCTTGAGTTTGGAGATCCAGATAAATTCAAG AGGATGAAGAAATTACCTTCCAGAAGAATCATCATTACTCATCTGTCTCCTCATTTACTACCtacatcagtttttaaaaataaagccaag ATACTGGTGCTGATTCGAAACCCCAAAGACACGCTGGTatcttattttcattttaaaaacaaagtggGGTTTTTTCCTCCTTCTGGATGGGATGATTATTTTACCAGTTTTATGGATGGCAAAG TGGGTTGGGGCTCCTACTTTGACTATGTAGCAGAATGGGACAAATATACTGATGATGAAAACATTATAGCCATCAGTTATGAAGAACTGAAGGAG AATCCGAATGTGGGATTGAAAGAAATAGCCCAGTTCCTTGGATTTTCTCTGAGTGAAGAAGAGATTCAAAGTGTGGTAGAGAAGAGCACCTTCACCGCTATGAAAGAGAAAGCCTCAGAAACCCATGGAACGTTTGGTGACATCTTGTTCCGCAAAG GATCGGTTGGCGATTGGAAAAGCATGTTCTCAGAATCCCAGAACAAAGAAATGGACGGAAGGTTTGAAGAGTGTTTATCCAGAACGAAACTGGGAGCCAAGATAAAATACGATGTTTACTGTAAGGCGTGA